One Ascaphus truei isolate aAscTru1 chromosome 9, aAscTru1.hap1, whole genome shotgun sequence genomic region harbors:
- the LOC142503045 gene encoding SERTA domain-containing protein 2-like codes for MLGRGLKRKLNDCEETMTDFSSASDSNRNMPYVHQRQLVLNMCLNKLQSYKMLVEPNLHRSVLIANTVRQIQEDTRQEANQLPASVCSDIASHNLKYTGNYSVESSINLPCGINPDFSRGPWASESPVDRFLEVTDNDMSSAISSILKDLDFVEDISPSQTLSPLVDQPKPLETGCKAGDKPQSKGVGCVFGSFEITNSTSYLKDLSVDDIFDDIDTSMYDSDFSFSSLISTRMQPASEETLKLFTSCNASSSNNIQVFRTDLNDLDHIMEILVGS; via the coding sequence ATGCTTGGTAGAGGACTTAAACGCAAGTTGAATGATTGTGAAGAGACCATGACCGACTTTTCCAGTGCTTCTGATTCAAATCGAAACATGCCATACGTTCATCAAAGGCAACTAGTACTGAACATGTGCCTGAACAAGTTACAAAGCTATAAAATGCTAGTGGAACCTAATCTACACCGGTCTGTCCTCATAGCCAATACAGTAAGACAAATTCAAGAGGACACAAGACAAGAAGCTAACCAGCTGCCAGCGAGTGTGTGTAGTGATATTGCCTCCCATAACCTTAAATATACAGGAAATTATTCTGTAGAAAGCTCCATAAATTTGCCTTGCGGAATAAACCCAGATTTTAGCAGAGGCCCATGGGCTTCTGAAAGCCCAGTTGACCGTTTTTTGGAAGTTACAGATAATGACATGTCTTCTGCCATTTCATCGATTCTGAAAGATTTGGACTTTGTGGAAGATATCAGTCCATCTCAAACACTGAGCCCTCTAGTTGATCAGCCAAAGCCTCTAGAAACTGGATGCAAAGCAGGTGACAAACCACAATCAAAAGGAGTGGGTTGTGTGTTTGGTTCCTTTGAAATCACAAACTCTACAAGTTACTTAAAGGATTTATCTGTAGATGACATTTTTGACGACATTGACACATCGATGTATGATTCGGACTTTAGTTTCTCATCATTAATTTCAACAAGAATGCAACCTGCCTCAGAGGAAACTCTTAAACTTTTTACATCGTGCAATGCTTCATCAAGCAACAATATACAGGTTTTCAGAACGGATTTAAATGATTTGGACCATATCATGGAAATTCTAGTAGGCTCCtga